TCCCATGCCGCCCGCCGACTCGGGTACCCCGAGCAGCCCGAAGTCGCCGAGCAGGACGGCATCGCAGCCGGGCGCCCGCCACTCCCTCGCCAGCGCCTCGCGCGCGGTGGTCTTCTCCTCCTTGGCGATGGAGCGGATGGACTCCTGGATGTCCCGCTGCTCCGGGGTGAACGTCGCTTTCATTCCGCCACTCCGCTCAACGTGAACGGGGCAGGTTCAGCACCCGCTCCGCAAGGATCGACTTCTGGACCTCCTCCGTGCCGCCCTCGATCGTGTGGGCGCGCGAGCGGAGGTAGTGACGCATCCGGGCCGCGGCGCCGTCGCCGTCGAGCAGCACGCCGCCGGTCGCATCCAGCTGCACCGCGAGGCGATTCGCGTCCTGCACGACGCCGGCCCACAGGCTCTTCAGGGCCGAGGTCTCGGTGCCGGGCGCGCCGCCCGCCTGCATCTCCCCGACCATGCGCAGCGAGCCGATGCGGACGGCTTCGGCGTCACAACGCAGCGCGCCGAGCGCGTCGAGTACCGCCGAGTCGTCCGCCAGGCCCCGCTCCAGGGCGAGGTCGGTGAGCCGGTCGACGGCCTGGCGCGCCCAGACCCACAGGCTGAGCGCCATGCTGCCGCGCTCGAACGCCAGTGTGGTCAGCGCGACCCGCCAGCCGTTGCCGACGCCTCCGAGGACGTCCTCGTCGGGGACGAACACGTCGTCGAGGAACATCTCATTGAACTCGCTGTCCCCGTTGATCATCGTCAGCGGCCGGACCTCGAAGCGGTCCATCGGCGCGAGGAAGTAGGTGATGCCCTTGTGCTTCGGCGCGTCGGGGTCGGTGCGCGCCAGCAGCAGGCACTTGGCGGCGTTGTGGGCGTTGGACGTCCAGATCTTCTGGCCGTTGACGCGCCAGCCGCCGTCGACCTTGACCGCGGTGGTCTGCAGGCTCGCCAGGTCCGACCCGGAGCCGGGCTCACTGAAGCCCTGGCACCAGTAGTCGGTGCCGTTCAGGATGCCGGGCAGGTGCCGGGCCTGCTGTTCGGCGGTGCCGTGCGCAATGACGGTCGGCCCGGCCAGGTACATGCCCACGCCGTTGAGGGGGTAGGGCGCGCCGCGCAGCTCGGCCTCCTCGTTGAAGATGGCCTGCGCGATGGCGTCCATGCCGCGGCCGCCGTGCTCGACCGGCCACGACAGGCCCGCCCAGTTCGCCGCGCACATGCGGTCCTGCCACACGCGCGACCAGTGGGTGCGCTCCTCCTCCGACAGGCCCTCCTGGGCCGGGACGTCCTTGAGCGCCTCGTCGAGCCAGGCGCCGACCTCCCGCCGAAACGCCAGCTCGTCGGCGTCGTCATCGAAGTCCATGGTTCTTCGTCCGTTCGCTGATGTCCGGTGCCGTCACGCGGAGACCCTCCGGGCGTCCGCGAGCCGGTTCTTGTAGAGCTTTCCGTTCGGGTCGCGCGGCAGCGACGCGTGCACGACGTAATCCCTGGGCAGCTTGGCCTTGGCCAACCGGCCGGCGAGGTACTCGCGGATCGCCGCCACGGCGGTCTCCCCGTCCGGGGCGGTGTCGCCGAGCACGAGGTGCGCCACCGGGACCTCGCCGTAGTCTGGGTCGGGGGCGCCGACGACGCCGGCGTCCGCAACCCACTCGTGCTCGGCGAGGGCTCCCTCGATCTCGGCCGGGTACACGTTCACGCCACCCACCAGGATGAGCTCGGCGGCCCGGCCGGTGATGAACAGGTAGCCGTCCTCGTCCACGTACCCGACATCCCAGACGGTCATCAGGCCGCCGCGGCGCGAGCCGTCGGTCTTGCCGGGGTCGTTGTGGTACTCGACCCTGTCTTCGCCCTGGCGCATGTAGATGATGCCGGTCTCGCCGGGCGGCAGCTCGTTGCCGTCCCGGTCGAGGATCTTCAAGGTCGAGATCGATGCGGGCCTGCCGACGGTGCCGGGCCGCTCGAGCCACTCGTGCGGCCGCGCGATCGTGGTGCCGACCTCCGTCGAGCCGTAGTACTCGTAGACCACGGGACCGAACCAGTCCATGATCCGCTTCTTGTTCTCGACCGGGCACGGCGCGGCACCGTGCAGGACGTACCGCAGGGACGAGACGTCGTAGCGCGCGCGTACGTCCGCAGGGAGCTGCAGCAGCCGGTGGAAGTGCGTCGGGACCATGCTCGTGCCGGTGACCTTGTGCCGCTGGACTCGCCGCAGGAAGCCCTCGGGCGTCCAGCCGTCCATCAGGACCAGGGTGCCGCCCCAGTTCAGCGCGCCGATCGCGGGCGTGAGGTTGGCCGAGTGGTACAGCGGCGCCGAGACGAGCCAGGCAGCGAACGCCTCGCGGCGCATGCCGAACTCGTTGAACAGCCACACGTAGGTGAGGGCGCCCTCGTCGGCGCTGATGTCGCGGAGGGGGCGCTTGACGCCCTTCGGACGGCCGGTCGTGCCCGAGGTGTACATCATCAGCGACCCGTTCGGGGTCCGCTCGGGGTCGGTGGAGGGCATGCCGCCGGTGAGCTCCGCCATCGGGCGGGCGCGCTCGGGCGTGCCGTCCACAAAGACCTCGACGCCGGGGCCGACCGCCGCGAGCACCGTCTCCTCGACCCGCTCCGAGCACAGCACGACCTTCGTGCCGCTGTCCCGCAGGATGTAGGCGATCTCCGGAGTGGTCAGGTGATAGTTGATCGTGACGAGGTAGATGCCGGACTGCATCGCCGCCAGGTACGCGGCGACCATGGCGGCGCTGTTGGCCATGACGACGGCCACCGTGTCGCCCTCGCGCACCCCCCGGGCGCGCAGGCCGTGACAGATCCTGTTGACCTCGGCGAACAGCTCGCCGTAGGTGATGTGGGCGTCGTCGGCCGTAATGATCGCGCGCAGGTCCGGGTCTGACACGGCCCACAGACGGAAACCGACCTGTCCCTGCGTCCCCTCGCTCATCTCACTCCCTGTACTACATTCCGACCATCCGGTATCTTTTCCCCAGAGTAGAGGGGATCAGCAACCATGTCCACACCTGTCGACGGGCGACACGCCGCGGCCTACCGTTCGCGCGAGGTACCCGGCCCGCTGCAGGTCACCGACGGCGTCTGGGCCGTTCCGGTGCCGCTGCGCGGCAGCCCGCTCCGCTACATCACCGTCTTCCTCGTGGAGACGCGGGACGGGCTCGTCCTCATCGACGCCGGATACGAGCACCCCTCCTGCTGGGAGTCGTTCACCGGGTCCCTCGCCGAGACCGGGCACGACCTCGCGGACGTCCGGCTGGTGCTGCTCACCCACAACCATCCCGACCACGTCGGTTTCGCCGACCGGGTCCGGGCCGTGTC
The sequence above is drawn from the Actinomadura hallensis genome and encodes:
- a CDS encoding acyl-CoA dehydrogenase family protein, giving the protein MDFDDDADELAFRREVGAWLDEALKDVPAQEGLSEEERTHWSRVWQDRMCAANWAGLSWPVEHGGRGMDAIAQAIFNEEAELRGAPYPLNGVGMYLAGPTVIAHGTAEQQARHLPGILNGTDYWCQGFSEPGSGSDLASLQTTAVKVDGGWRVNGQKIWTSNAHNAAKCLLLARTDPDAPKHKGITYFLAPMDRFEVRPLTMINGDSEFNEMFLDDVFVPDEDVLGGVGNGWRVALTTLAFERGSMALSLWVWARQAVDRLTDLALERGLADDSAVLDALGALRCDAEAVRIGSLRMVGEMQAGGAPGTETSALKSLWAGVVQDANRLAVQLDATGGVLLDGDGAAARMRHYLRSRAHTIEGGTEEVQKSILAERVLNLPRSR
- a CDS encoding AMP-binding protein → MSEGTQGQVGFRLWAVSDPDLRAIITADDAHITYGELFAEVNRICHGLRARGVREGDTVAVVMANSAAMVAAYLAAMQSGIYLVTINYHLTTPEIAYILRDSGTKVVLCSERVEETVLAAVGPGVEVFVDGTPERARPMAELTGGMPSTDPERTPNGSLMMYTSGTTGRPKGVKRPLRDISADEGALTYVWLFNEFGMRREAFAAWLVSAPLYHSANLTPAIGALNWGGTLVLMDGWTPEGFLRRVQRHKVTGTSMVPTHFHRLLQLPADVRARYDVSSLRYVLHGAAPCPVENKKRIMDWFGPVVYEYYGSTEVGTTIARPHEWLERPGTVGRPASISTLKILDRDGNELPPGETGIIYMRQGEDRVEYHNDPGKTDGSRRGGLMTVWDVGYVDEDGYLFITGRAAELILVGGVNVYPAEIEGALAEHEWVADAGVVGAPDPDYGEVPVAHLVLGDTAPDGETAVAAIREYLAGRLAKAKLPRDYVVHASLPRDPNGKLYKNRLADARRVSA